From the Quercus lobata isolate SW786 chromosome 6, ValleyOak3.0 Primary Assembly, whole genome shotgun sequence genome, one window contains:
- the LOC115995327 gene encoding 40S ribosomal protein S3a, translated as MAVGKNKRISKGKKGGKKKAADPFAKKDWYDIKAPSVFTVKNVGKTLVTRTQGTKIASEGLKHRVFEISLADLQDDEEHAYRKIRLRAEDVQGRNVLTNFWGMDFTTDKLRSLVRKWQTLIEAHVDVKTTDNYTLRMFCIGFTKRRQNQVKRTCYAQSSQIRQIRRKMREIMINSASSCDLKELVRKFIPESIGKDIEKATSSIYPLQNVFIRKVKILKAPKFDLGKLMEVHGDYSEDVGAKVDRPADDTMAEAPAELVGA; from the exons ATGGCCGTCGG TAAGAACAAGAGGATTTCCAAGGGAAAGAAGGGAGGCAAGAAGAAAGC AGCTGATCCTTTTGCAAAGAAGGACTGGTATGACATCAAGGCCCCATCAGTGTTCACTGTCAAAAACGTTGGCAAAACCCTCGTCACTCGTACTCAGGGAACTAAG ATTGCTTCCGAAGGACTCAAACACAGAGTCTTTGAGATATCATTGGCTGACCTTCAGGATGATGAGGAGCATGCTTACAGGAAGATCAGATTGAGAGCTGAAGATGTTCAAGGGAGGAATGTTCTGACAAATTTCTGG GGAATGGATTTTACAACAGACAAGTTGAGGTCTTTGGTGAGGAAATGGCAGACATTGATTGAAGCTCATGTGGATGTGAAGACTACAGACAATTACACCTTGAGGATGTTCTGCATTGGATTCACCAAGAGGCGCCAAAACCAAGTCAAGAGGACCTGTTATGCCCAGTCTAGCCAAATTAGACAG ATCCGCCGCAAGATGAGGGAGATCATGATCAACTCAGCATCATCTTGTGATCTGAAGGAATTGGTGAGGAAGTTCATTCCTGAGTCAATTGGCAAGGATATTGAAAAGGCAACCTCAAGCATCTACCCTCTACAAAATGTATTTATCCGGAAAGTAAAAATCTTGAAAGCTCCAAAATTTGACCTTGGAAAGTTGATGGAG GTTCATGGTGACTATTCAGAGGATGTTGGTGCCAAGGTGGATAGGCCTGCTGACGACACAATGGCTGAAGCCCCTGCTGAACTAGTTGGAGCCTGA
- the LOC115995122 gene encoding leucine-rich repeat extensin-like protein 6, with product MNNPIPIHGMFSKMKTNPLLTLALWGIFSLIFLSKPSHQASNFPPPQPPLPNPRLLKAYTALQAWKHSITSDPKNSSLNWWGPNVCNYTGVYCAPAPDDPHVMTVAGIDLNHADIAGTLPEELGLLTDLAFFHINSNRFYGTIPDCFRYLHLLHEFDISNNQFSGPFPSVVLYIPSLIFLDIRFNEFQGSIPSRLFDLKLDALFINNNKFQTSLPENIGNSTVSVIVFANNNLNGCLPSSLSNMKDTLNEIILMNSGLKGCVPPEIGLLDKVTVFDVSFNELVGTLPESIGKMKSLEQLDVAHNKLSGVIPPSICMLPKLENFTYSYNYFCGEPPVCLKLPDKDDKKNCIPDRPLQRSPEECFSFYAHPVDCGTFGCSVRSPPPPSPPPPPPPPPPPPPPPPPPPPPPPPPPKKWHRSQPPPMPHYTNP from the coding sequence ATGAACAACCCAATACCAATACATGGCATGTTTTCCAAAATGAAGACTAACCCACTTCTCACTCTAGCCCTTTGGGGCATCTTCTCTCTCATATTCCTCTCCAAGCCCTCTCACCAAGCTTCAAACTttccaccaccacaaccaccactccCAAACCCAAGACTCCTAAAGGCTTATACTGCCCTCCAAGCATGGAAACACTCAATCACCTCTGACCCCAAAAACTCTTCCTTAAATTGGTGGGGCCCAAATGTCTGCAATTACACTGGTGTGTACTGTGCGCCAGCCCCAGATGACCCTCACGTTATGACAGTGGCTGGAATAGATCTAAACCATGCTGACATAGCCGGTACACTACCAGAAGAACTAGGCCTCTTGACTGACCTTGCTTTCTTCCACATAAACTCCAACCGCTTCTATGGCACTATCCCTGATTGCTTTCGATACCTTCACCTTCTCCATGAGTTTGACATTAGTAATAACCAATTTTCTGGTCCATTCCCTTCAGTTGTTCTTTATATTCCTTCACTCATATTCCTTGATATCCGATTCAATGAATTCCAAGGAAGCATCCCTTCACGCCTTTTCGACTTGAAACTCGATGCTTTgttcatcaacaacaacaagtTCCAAACATCTTTACCTGAAAACATAGGCAACTCCACAGTTTCAGTGATTGTTTTTGCCAACAACAACCTTAATGGTTGCTTGCCTTCGAGTTTGTCGAACATGAAGGACACTTTGAATGAGATTATACTAATGAACAGTGGATTAAAAGGGTGTGTGCCCCCAGAGATAGGGTTGCTAGACAAAGTGACAGTGTTTGATGTGAGCTTTAACGAGTTGGTTGGTACTTTGCCTGAATCAATAGGGAAAATGAAGAGCTTGGAGCAATTGGATGTGGCGCATAACAAGTTGTCAGGTGTGATTCCACCGAGTATATGCATGTTGCCTAAGTTGGAGAACTTTACCTACTCATATAACTATTTCTGTGGTGAACCACCCGTGTGCTTGAAGCTGCCTGACAAAGATGACAAGAAGAATTGTATTCCAGATAGGCCATTGCAAAGGTCACCAGAGgaatgtttttctttctatgCGCATCCTGTTGACTGTGGTACATTTGGCTGCTCAGTTAGAAGTCCACcgccaccatcaccaccaccaccaccaccaccacctcctcctcctcctcctccaccaccaccaccgccacctccgccgccgccgccaccaAAAAAGTGGCACCGGTCACAACCCCCGCCAATGCCTCATTATACTAATCCATGA
- the LOC115995001 gene encoding protein NETWORKED 1A-like: protein MATLLHSESRRLYSWWWDSHISPKNSKWLQENLTDMDAKVKAMIKLIEEDADSFARRAEMYYKKRPELMKLVEEFYRAYRALAERYDHATVELRQAHRTMAEVFPNQVPYVLADDSPSGSSGPEVDPHTPEMPHPIRALLDPDDLHKDALGLSSTSLQTMKRNGERSEEFDTGISKRGLKQFNEMFGSRELVAQNSNVAEGRMRKDPKVHEAEESERNLQHGFLSKSQHAGEAEREVETLKKTLAEIQVEKEAILLQYKQSLEQLSHLGRELNQAQRDAGGLDERASKAEIEIKILKEALVELEAERDAGLLQYNQSLERISSLENMLSVAQDDAKGLHVRAVKAETEAQCFNQELSRLEAEKEAGLLHYKQCLEKISVLETKISLAEENARMLNEQIERAETEVKELKKALTKLNEEKESAAFQYKQCLEIIEKMERELFHAQEDAKRLNSELLKGAAKLKSAEEECFQLERSNQSLRLEADNLVQKIVVKDQELSEKHGELEKLQTLMHEEHSRFEQVESTLQTLQKLHSQSQEEQRALAVELKNGLQMFKDLEISKRGMDEQMQRVKEENRSLNEMNFSSTISINNLQNEIFTLKLMKEKLEEEVTLNADQSNALQQEIWHLKEEIKGLNGRYQAIMEQVASVGLNPECLESSVKDLQDENSNLKEVCEREKEEREALHEKLKHMDEISKENAVLESSLSGLMAELEGLREKVGNLQESCQFLQGEKSTLVSEKATLFSQLQIVTENLQKLLEKNTLLENSLSSANMELEGLRARSKSLEEVCQLLGNEKSKILNERDTLVSQLENVEQRLGSLESRFTKLEEKYSDLEKEKKSTFCRVEELQAYIFMEKQEHTSYAQSSEARLAGLENQVHILQQESRLGKKEFEEELDRAVNAQVEVFILQKFIEDLEEKNLSLLNQCQKQVEASKFSDKLISELESENLEQQVEVEFLLDEIQKLRMVIHQVFRAIQIDPDNGNVDKIEHEHIPVPRILDGIEDLKDSLLTSKDEKQQLLVENSVLLTLLGQLKLEGAELDSEKKIIEHEFEVMTEQCSMLQKNKHELLEMNMQLRSEMGKSEQREEVLKAELETLHISLATSKGACLVFQKESTMLLEEKKSLLKSFSDLKEEKHILEEENSSILHEALALSNMALVFESFATEKSVELEALSANIDSLHVVNIDLKEEVSMLGKKMEMKEEENLCLNETVVKLGKELSEAKDLNDQLCIQLSVEKDFLRQKATELSEAEQKLKASESLNVELCRTVEDLKMEHEESNLVRENLERQILEVLDDSTIQKKEIECLREVNENMESKVAILNKEIEEHRIREENLNSELQEKRDEFELWDAEAATFYFDLQISATREVLLEKKVQELAGACESLEDETAAKGMEIAQMKERVSFLESEIGGLKAQLSAYVPVIASLGDDIASLEQNALLHTKLSVARNLETQDKEMEIHPYENSCQELKEDQRTAVPNGISHLQKMQTRIKAVEKTVTEEMERLATQESINTNIKVEDVMEETEDFKPKGKLPQERGLESQRTKPENGILMKDIPLDQVSDTSFYGRSKIDNGRADDEMLELWETAEQECGQGPMVNETQKQASAPVEDVNAYHRLEDGEKSQDLPSELEIEKELAIDKLEVSASVRQPNQDVNKGKFLERLASDAQKLTCLQTTLQDLKKRVEMNKRSKKASDIEYETIKRQLQEVEEAILQLVDVNDKLTKDIEDSPSSLDGRPSVELEEAGNVRRKRATEQATKGSEKIGRLQFDLQNIEYVLLKLEDEKKSKGKHRFPESRTGSLLRDFIYSGGRGSERRKKSCFCGCTRPSTDGD, encoded by the exons ATGGCAACCTTATTACATTCTGAGTCTAGACGCTTATATTCTTGGTGGTGGGACAGCCACATTagcccaaaaaattcaaaatggcTTCAGGAAAATCTTACAG ACATGGATGCCAAGGTCAAAGCAATGATCAAGCTCATTGAAGAAGATGCAGATTCTTTTGCAAGGAGGGCAGAAATGTACTACAAGAAACGTCCAGAACTTATGAAACTGGTAGAGGAGTTCTACCGAGCCTACCGTGCATTAGCTGAGAGGTATGATCATGCAACTGTGGAGCTTCGCCAGGCCCATCGAACCATGGCAGAAGTGTTTCCCAACCAAGTACCTTATGTGCTGGCTGACGATTCACCCTCAGGTTCTTCAGGCCCTGAGGTTGATCCCCATACACCAGAAATGCCACATCCAATTCGTGCATTGTTAGACCCAGATGACTTGCACAAGGATGCACTGGGACTCTCTTCAACCAGCTTACAAACTATGAAAAGGAATGGAGAGCGTTCAGAAGAATTTGACACTGGAATAAGCAAAAGGGGTCTTAAACAGTTCAATGAGATGTTTGGGTCAAGAGAACTAGTGGCACAAAATTCAAATGTTGCTGAAGGAAGGATGAGAAAAGACCCAAAAGTTCATGAAGCAGAAGAGAGTGAACGAAATTTGCAACATGGTTTCCTTTCCAAGTCTCAGCATGCTGGGGAAGCTGAAAGAGAAGTTGAGACCttaaagaaaaccctagcaGAGATACAGGTTGAAAAGGAAGCTATCCTTCTTCAATACAAGCAGAGTCTGGAGCAGCTATCTCACCTTGGGAGAGAACTTAATCAAGCCCAAAGGGATGCTGGAGGGCTTGATGAACGAGCAAGCAAAGCAGAAATTGAAATTAAGATACTGAAGGAAGCCCTTGTTGAGTTAGAAGCTGAGAGGGATGCTGGTCTTCTTCAATACAATCAGAGTTTAGAAAGGATATCTAGCTTGGAGAATATGTTATCTGTTGCCCAAGATGATGCAAAAGGACTCCATGTGCGAGCTGTTAAAGCAGAAACTGAAGCTCAATGTTTCAATCAAGAACTTTCTAGATTAGAGGCTGAAAAGGAGGCAGGTCTTCTTCATTATAAACAATGTCTTGAGAAGATATCAGTTCTGGAGACTAAAATATCACTTGCTGAGGAGAATGCCCGAATGCTAAATGAGCAAATTGAAAGAGCTGAAACTGAAGTTAAGGAACTAAAGAAAGCTCTTACCAAACTAAATGAAGAGAAAGAATCTGCAGCATTTCAGTATAAGCAGTGCTTGGAGATAATAGAGAAGATGGAGAGAGAACTTTTTCATGCCCAAGAGGATGCCAAACGCCTGAATAGTGAACTTCTGAAAGGGGCTGCAAAATTAAAGAGTGCAGAAGAAGAGTGTTTTCAATTGGAGAGATCCAATCAATCTCTGCGGTTAGAGGCAGACAATCTGGTGCAGAAGATTGTGGTGAAGGACCAAGAACTTTCAGAAAAGCATGGTGAGTTGGAAAAGTTACAAACTCTGATGCACGAGGAACATTCACGGTTTGAGCAAGTGGAATCCACCCTCCAAACTTTGCAGAAGTTGCACTCTCAATCTCAAGAGGAGCAGAGAGCTCTGGCAGTGGAGCTTAAAAATGGGCTTCAGATGTTCAAGGACTTGGAGATCAGCAAACGTGGGATGGATGAACAAATGCAAAGGGTTAAGGAAGAAAACAGGAGCTTGAATGAAATGAACTTTTCTTCCACCATATCAATAAATAATCTGCAAAATGAAATCTTTACCTTGAAGCTAATGAAAGAGAAACTTGAAGAGGAGGTTACACTAAATGCAGACCAAAGCAATGCTCTCCAGCAGGAAATTTGGCATTTAAAGGAGGAAATCAAGGGCTTAAATGGAAGATACCAGGCTATTATGGAGCAAGTAGCATCTGTAGGTCTGAATCCTGAATGCCTTGAGTCATCCGTGAAAGACTtacaagatgagaattcaaACCTGAAAGAGGTCTGtgaaagggaaaaagaagagagagaagccCTACACGAGAAGTTGAAGCATATGGATGAAATTTCAAAAGAGAATGCTGTTCTGGAGAGTTCCCTGTCAGGATTAATGGCTGAGTTGGAGGGGTTGAGAGAGAAAGTTGGGAACTTGCAGGAGTCCTGTCAGTTTCTCCAAGGAGAAAAATCCACACTTGTTTCTGAAAAAGCTACTCTGTTTTCACAGTTACAAATTGTCACTGAGAATCTGCAGAAGCTCTTGGAGAAGAACACCTTGCTGGAGAATTCACTCTCCAGTGCAAATATGGAGCTTGAAGGTTTGAGGGCAAGATCTAAGAGCTTAGAAGAGGTATGCCAGTTGCTTGGTAATGAGAAGTCCAAAATCCTAAATGAGAGGGACACCCTGGTATCTCAGTTGGAAAATGTTGAACAGAGATTGGGTAGTCTGGAAAGTAGGTTtacaaaattagaagaaaaatattcgGATCtggaaaaggagaaaaaatccACGTTTTGCAGGGTAGAAGAATTGCAAGCTTACATCTTCATGGAGAAGCAAGAGCACACAAGTTACGCACAGTCAAGTGAGGCGCGATTGGCAGGTTTGGAGAACCAAGTGCATATCCTGCAACAAGAAAGTAGGTTGGGGAAGAAGGAATTCGAGGAAGAACTTGATAGAGCTGTCAATGCTCAGGTTGAGGTTTTCATCCTTCAGAAGTTTATAGAAGATttggaagaaaagaatttatCTCTACTAAATCAATGTCAAAAACAGGTTGAAGCATCCAAATTTTCAGATAAACTGATCTCAGAGTTGGAGAGTGAGAATCTTGAGCAACAGGTAGAAGTAGAATTCTTGTTAGATGAAATCCAGAAGTTGAGAATGGTAATTCATCAAGTGTTCAGGGCTATTCAAATTGATCCAGATAATGGGAATGTAGATAAGATTGAGCATGAGCATATACCTGTACCGCGTATTTTGGATGGTATTGAGGATTTAAAAGATTCTCTGTTGACAAGCAAGGATGAGAAGCAGCAGCTGCTGGTTGAGAACTCAGTTCTCTTAACTTTACTTGGGCAACTGAAATTAGAGGGTGCAGAACTCGATTCTGAGAAAAAGATCATTGAGCATGAGTTTGAGGTCATGACAGAGCAGTGTTCTATGCTGCAAAAGAACAAGCACGAGCTTCTAGAGATGAACATGCAGTTGAGATCAGAAATGGGCAAGAGTGAGCAACGGGAGGAAGTTTTAAAGGCTGAATTGGAAACTCTACACATTTCTCTGGCAACTTCAAAGGGGGCTTGCCTGGTATTTCAGAAAGAAAGTACAATGTTGCTTGAAGAGAAGAAATCCTTGCTGAAGAGTTTTTCTGACCTGAAAGAGGAAAAGCATATTCTTGAAGAGGAAAACAGTTCTATTCTTCATGAAGCATTAGCTCTCAGCAATATGGCTTTAGTCTTTGAGAGCTTTGCAACCGAGAAATCTGTGGAACTAGAAGCACTTTCTGCAAATATCGACAGTCTCCATGTTGTCAACATTGACCTCAAGGAGGAGGTTAGCATGTTGGGGAAGAAGATGGAaatgaaagaggaagaaaatcTATGTCTGAATGAAACAGTGGTGAAGTTAGGGAAAGAGCTGAGTGAAGCCAAAGATTTAAATGACCAATTATGCATTCAATTGTCTGTTGAAAAAGATTTTCTGAGACAAAAGGCAACAGAGCTTTCAGAAGCAGAACAGAAGCTTAAGGCTTCAGAGAGCTTGAATGTTGAATTATGCAGAACTGTTGAAGACCTGAAGATGGAACATGAAGAATCAAACCTAGTCAGGGAAAATCTAGAGAGACAGATTCTTGAAGTATTGGATGATAGCACAAttcagaaaaaagaaattgaatgcCTTCGTGAGGTGAATGAGAATATGGAGTCTAAAGTAGCAATATTaaacaaagaaattgaagaacatAGGATTAGAGAAGAGAATTTGAATTCAGAGCTgcaagagaagagagatgaatTTGAACTATGGGATGCTGAGGCTGcaacattttattttgatctcCAGATTTCTGCCACTCGTGAAGTTCTACTTGAAAAGAAGGTTCAAGAACTTGCTGGAGCTTGTGAGAGTCTTGAAGATGAAACTGCTGCAAAAGGTATGGAGATTGCACAGATGAAGGAAAGAGTTAGCTTCTTAGAAAGTGAGATAGGAGGACTGAAGGCGCAGTTGTCTGCATATGTTCCTGTCATAGCTTCTTTAGGAGATGATATAGCCTCTCTTGAGCAGAATGCCCTTCTTCACACAAAGCTTTCTGTGGCACGAAATCTAGAAACACAg GACAAGGAAATGGAAATTCATCCTTATGAAAACAGCtgtcaagagcttaaagaagaTCAAAGGACTGCGGTACCAAATGGAATCTCACATTTGCAGAAGATGCAGACTAGGATTAAAGCAGTAGAAAAGACTGTTACGGAAGAAATGGAAAGGCTTGCAACACAAGAAAGCATAAACACCAACATCAAAGTAGAAGATGTAATGGAAGAGACTGAAGacttcaaaccaaaaggcaaaTTGCCTCAAGAGAGAGGTCTGGAATCACAGAGGACTAAACCTGAAAATGGGATTTTGATGAAAGATATTCCACTTGATCAAGTCTCAGATACTTCATTCTATGGGAGAAGCAAGATAGACAATGGTAGAGCTGATGACGAGATGCTTGAATTATGGGAAACTGCAGAGCAAGAGTGCGGCCAGGGTCCAATGGTCAATGAGACACAAAAGCAGGCATCTGCACCAGTAGAAGATGTTAATGCATACCACAGGCTAGAAGATGGGGAGAAGAGTCAGGATCTCCCTTCAGAATTAGAGATTGAGAAGGAGTTGGCCATTGACAAGCTAGAGGTATCTGCAAGTGTTAGACAGCCAAATCAAGATGTCAACAAGGGAAAGTTCCTGGAGAGACTTGCTTCCGATGCTCAGAAATTGACGTGTCTTCAAACAACTTTACAAGATCTGAAAAAGAGAGTGGAGATGAACAAGAGAAGCAAGAAGGCCAGTGACATTGAATATGAAACAATCAAAAGACAGTTACAGGAAGTTGAGGAGGCTATTTTGCAGCTGGTGGATGTCAATGATAAATTGACAAAAGATATTGAGGATAGCCCATCATCTTTGGATGGAAGACCTTCAGTAGAGCTGGAGGAGGCTGGAAATGTCCGCAGAAAGAGAGCAACAGAACAGGCAACTAAAGGGTCCGAAAAAATTGGACGTTTGCAGTTTGATTTACAAAACATTGAGTATGTTCTGCTTAAATTGGaggatgaaaagaaaagcaaaggaaaGCACcgatttcctgaaagtagaacAGGAAGTCTCTTGAGAGACTTTATTTACAGTGGGGGGAGGGGTAGTGAGAGGCGTAAGAAGTCTTGTTTTTGTGGCTGTACAAGACCTTCAACTGATGGAGACTAA